CCACTTGGCTGCCGGATCCCGATTTCCGCGATCTCGCCAAAGCCTCCGACGGCTACGTCCTCCAAGTGCATTCCTTTCGACGTCCGGAATCGCGGAACGCGATCCCCCCGCTCTGTGATCCCGAGGAAGCCCGGCGGGCCGTGCAGAGAGCCAGCCGTCTGGGAGTGCCGTTCCGCGTCGCCCTGCCCACATACGCCTACGCTCTCCTCTTCGACGAAGAGGGCCAGTTTGTTCGCCTCGCCTCAGAGGGCACGCTGCCGGAATCCTTCAGCGAGAGCCGTCAGGTTGTTCGCCTCGCCTCCGACCCAGAGGCTCTGGCCAGATTGGTCCGGGATTGGCAGGCATCCCCTCCACCGGGTCTTACCGGGATCTCTTGGTTCCGCCTCCCGACCTCCCAGGACCGATGGAACTGGCCCATCGAAACTCTTCGAGCCGTGAGAAACGGAAGACCTCCCGAAAACCAGCTAACGGTCTATGCCTCCACCGACGAACAGGGCCTGACCCAGATTTTTCTCCGCAATGCGGGCGAAACCAACGAACCCGCACCCGCCTCGATCGATACGAATGTCCCACCCGCAAACTTCTTGGCCGGAGACGGATGGAACGGCTTTATCTGGGATCAGTCCCACTCAATGAGCCTCTCCCGCTCTCGATCGACACCACCTCTCCGCCCGGGCGAAATCCGTCCCATTGCTTGGCTCCGCCTGTCGCCATCCCCCCGTATCGCAACTTCCCTCACTCTTTCCTATGCCACCACTCCCTAAACTTTTTCCACTCCTGTCGTTCCTTATCGCTCTCGGGGCCCACGCCTGTGGTCCCTGGTTCGACGCTTGGCTACTCGACGAAGGAGAAGACGCCTGGTCCACCGCGCCATCACTGATCTTCTCCATTGAGGCCGCCCCCATAATCGAGGAGACGCCTTCGCCGTTCTCGTTTGAGGCCATCGATCAGGAAACCGCCGAGCTCCTAGGTCTGAAACGCTACCTCGCCGAAATTGGGGCCTCCGCCGAAGACGAGGAAGAAGCCATCGCCGCCTACCAAATGGCCCGCCAGATCGTTTCGGGCGATGACGAATTCGCCGAATCAGTCGACGGGGACGCGGAGCCTTTCAACGAGGTCACCGACCTCCTCCCTCCCGCCTTCGTTCAATATCTCCGGGGAGCCTACTACTGGCACCGTCGCCCCGCCCGCCTCGATCTTGCCCGCGCTGCGTGGGAATCTCTTCTTCAGGAGAAGCCCGCTGGCTATCGGGAACGTCTGGTCTGGGCGCACTACATGCTCGGACGCAGCACCCAGGAATTCGACCCGGAGTACGCCCGATCCCATTTTCAAGAAACCCGACGGGCCGCCGCCAACGGCTTTCCGGATCCTCTCTGCCTCGCCGCCACCAGTTTCGGTTGGGAGGCCCGCACTTACTTCCTGGAAAAAGAATTCGACACCGCGCTCAAACTCTACCTCCAGGGCAATGCGTCCGGCGTCGAAGATATCCCCTCCCTCGAGTGGAGCACCCGCCTCGCCTTCCAACAGAGTGACAAAACCCTTTCACGCCATGCCCGCGATCCGCAGATCCGTCGACTGATGAGTGCATGGATCGGCTCCTATCCGGCAGTCAGTGACCCGGATGATGCGATCCAAAACACCCGGCTTCGCTGGCTTGCCATCCTGCAAAATTTCGAGGACTCCGATCCACAATCGATTGTCCAGCTCGCTCTCATCGCCTATCAAGCCGGTGAATTGGAAGAGGCCCAGCAATGGTGTGCCCTCAGCCCTCCCACGACTCTCGCTCACCAATGGCTCTCCGCGAAGCTCGCCTTGGCGCGAGGAAATTTTGACGAAGCCTCCCAGTATTACTCCGAGGCCATTCGAATTCTCCGGAACGAAGAATCCGACGATCTTCTTGTATTCATCATGGCCCCACAACCAGGCGCCCAAGATCCTTTTCTACTCAAAGGGGACCCCAAAAACCGAGTACCCGGTGAGTTGGGATTGATCCACCTCAAGCGTCGCGACTATCAGGAAGCGCTTCGGACCCTTCTCCCCTACTATTGGGAGGACGCCGCCTTTCTCGCCGAACGCGTGCTCACCACGGACGAGCTTCTCGCGTGCGTTAACCTCTACTA
The DNA window shown above is from Puniceicoccus vermicola and carries:
- a CDS encoding DUF3142 domain-containing protein; its protein translation is MPSPLFSSVLSPCGQKYAGLILIAGLLLFATRCTREEATRRNGSPLTQEVYVWQRAWTDPVLKAIQEEADSWENLALLAAEVRWRNAEPKISRPSLPFSELSRLNGSFTPVLRLGSMDAEISSGPETQRFLVELSIDLLKEWREAGLEPREFQIDFDAPTSALENYRDRLAAIREAIAPTPLIFTALPTWLPDPDFRDLAKASDGYVLQVHSFRRPESRNAIPPLCDPEEARRAVQRASRLGVPFRVALPTYAYALLFDEEGQFVRLASEGTLPESFSESRQVVRLASDPEALARLVRDWQASPPPGLTGISWFRLPTSQDRWNWPIETLRAVRNGRPPENQLTVYASTDEQGLTQIFLRNAGETNEPAPASIDTNVPPANFLAGDGWNGFIWDQSHSMSLSRSRSTPPLRPGEIRPIAWLRLSPSPRIATSLTLSYATTP
- a CDS encoding tetratricopeptide repeat protein — its product is MPPLPKLFPLLSFLIALGAHACGPWFDAWLLDEGEDAWSTAPSLIFSIEAAPIIEETPSPFSFEAIDQETAELLGLKRYLAEIGASAEDEEEAIAAYQMARQIVSGDDEFAESVDGDAEPFNEVTDLLPPAFVQYLRGAYYWHRRPARLDLARAAWESLLQEKPAGYRERLVWAHYMLGRSTQEFDPEYARSHFQETRRAAANGFPDPLCLAATSFGWEARTYFLEKEFDTALKLYLQGNASGVEDIPSLEWSTRLAFQQSDKTLSRHARDPQIRRLMSAWIGSYPAVSDPDDAIQNTRLRWLAILQNFEDSDPQSIVQLALIAYQAGELEEAQQWCALSPPTTLAHQWLSAKLALARGNFDEASQYYSEAIRILRNEESDDLLVFIMAPQPGAQDPFLLKGDPKNRVPGELGLIHLKRRDYQEALRTLLPYYWEDAAFLAERVLTTDELLACVNLYYPATDISEEDLDHSEYTPPERLRYLLARRLTREGRLSEALPYFPETRWGIFRDGQDKLEVKNLAQGMDQLQNQTENPEISPRARAEAYWALAQLVRLRGLELMGTELDPDWFVYEADYKRPAASSPERGITSSLLGEVFADRSEIIENSAPKPDQRFHYRYTAADYGWQASQLLPDNDPLTAQILWQSGRWLMNRDPEAADRFYKALVRRNPEIPLAVEADALRWFPKNLPTDPMSDSGE